One region of Tamandua tetradactyla isolate mTamTet1 chromosome 6, mTamTet1.pri, whole genome shotgun sequence genomic DNA includes:
- the PRR11 gene encoding proline-rich protein 11, whose product MPKFKQQRRKQKAKAKRLFKKREASRLQPKIISHPPPPPPSPERVVIPTTDMPHTRSWLRSTCGFKLPNIKVAVKLWTNRAWSIYIWCQNRIAQSLEVLKNTIFPSCICHQELHSLKQQFSILENEFCKLQEVLKTFSENSCPSCGQTCQLSGKFTNVPACVLTTQTALPPTLPRIASHLPPLPPPPPPPPPPPLPPPAPPIAPLLLRKVDHTKALQAEPLKKDIPMQITVKDLLTVKLKKTQSFDEKKKLVPSPKAPNPLVTISDLQRVTLKPNSKVLSARVTNVLITPGKSQIDLRRLLRKVNVERSPGGTPLTNKENMETGTGLTPVMTQALRRKFQLAHPRSPTQTLPLSSSSFDEQN is encoded by the exons ATGCCCAAATTCAAAcaacaaagaagaaagcaaaaagccAAAGCCAAACGATTATTCAAGAAAAGAGAAGCTTCTCGCTTACAGCCCAAGATCATTAGCcatcctcctccaccaccaccctcacCAGAAAG AGTAGTTATTCCTACAACAGATATGCCCCATACTAGAAGCTGGCTAAGATCAACCTGTGGCTTCAAACTTCCCAATATCAAAGTTGCAGTAAAACTTTGGACAAACAGAGCATGGTCTATATACATATGGTGCCAGAACCGCATAGCCCAg AGCTTAGAGGTATTGAAAAACACCATCTTTCCATCCTGTATCTGCCACCAAGAACTTCACAGTCTAAAACAacaattttccattttagaaaatgaattctGCAAGCTCCAGGAAGTACTGAAG ACCTTCTCAGAAAATTCTTGCCCAAGCTGTGGTCAAACATGTCAACTGAGTGGTAAATTTACAAATGTGCCGGCTTGTGTTCTAACCACCCAAACTGCACTTCCTCCCACACTGCCACGGATAGCTAGCCAtcttcctcctcttccacctCCACCGCCTccccctccacctcctcctctacCTCCTCCTGCACCACCAATAGCACCTTTACTGCTCAGAAAAGTGGATCACACTAAAGCACTTCAG GCTGAGCCTTTAAAAAAAGACATACCCATGCAGATAACAGTTAAAGATCTACTGACtgtgaaattaaagaagacacaGAGTTTTGATGAAAAGAAGAAG CTTGTACCATCACCGAAGGCACCAAATCCTCTAGTTACCATCTCTGATCTACAACGTGTTACCTTGAAACCTAACTCCAAAGTGTTATCAGCTCGAGTTACAAATGTCTTAAT TACCCCTGGTAAAAGCCAGATAGATTTGCGGAGACTACTTAGAAAAGTCAACGTAGAGAG GAGCCCAGGTGGAACCCCTCTTaccaataaagaaaatatggaaacagGTACTGGACTGACCCCAGTAATGACCCAAGCGTTAAGGAGAAAGTTCCAG ctgGCTCACCCAAGAAGTCCAACTCAAACTCTGCCACTTTCTTCAAGCAGCTTCGATGAACAAAACTGA